A genomic stretch from Oncorhynchus tshawytscha isolate Ot180627B linkage group LG07, Otsh_v2.0, whole genome shotgun sequence includes:
- the LOC112254730 gene encoding HIG1 domain family member 1A, mitochondrial, producing MSSNNNFSSFDENESKFMRKAKESPFVPIGMAGCAAVVAFGLWRLKSRGNTKMSVHLIHMRVGAQGFIVGAMTLGVIYSMYKEYSAHKDSK from the exons ATGTCCTCCAACAACAATTTTTCATCATTTGATGAGAATGAATCAAAATTTATGAGGAAAGCAAAGGAGTCGCCGTTTGTCCCAATAG gcaTGGCAGGATGTGCTGCAGTGGTAGCCTTTGGTCTGTGGAGGCTGAAGTCACGGGGGAACACAAAGATGTCAGTCCACCTCATCCACATGCGTGTTGGAGCTCAAGGCTTTATAGTAGGCGCAATGACATTAG GGGTGATCTACTCCATGTACAAAGAATACAGTGCCCACAAGGACAGCAAGTGA